From Streptomyces sp. CMB-StM0423, a single genomic window includes:
- a CDS encoding S9 family peptidase, protein MNANPTPEFPRHLARTRKFTLGLPHGVTVSPDGERVLFLRTGSGTDAVARLWLYEGGAERELADPGGLVPGGAEPAAERVRRERARTRTSGVTSYTTDAAVRLAVFALGGELWAVRTEGSAPFRVPAAGPAVDPRLSPDGTHVAYVTGGALHVAAVADGTGRLLAAPEGPDVTYGLPEHVAAESMHRDRGHWWAPDGGALLVARVDESGVRRWHLADPADPAAEPRTMRYPVAGTANADVSLHVVTLDGHRTEVRWDRAAYEYLATVRWDAHGPLLGVQSRDQRTLLTLAADPGTGDTRVLAGTRDAHWTRLVPGTPARTASGALLQVGNDTATDTYRLLRDGEPVSPAGLQVRAVLGVAGERVLFTAAEDPAERHVWSYEPGPGCAPLTEEQGHHTAAAGGGTTVLESVTPAGPATRVLAAGRPAAALASRAEEPEIRPRPQRLDGPDGLRSNLFLPSWHSPGDGPLPVLCDPYGGPGLRLAVPARGWWTLVSQWFAEQGFAVLVTDGRATPGAPSWERMNTGDKRDKAVADQVRGLQAAAAGNPDLDLDRVGIRGWSFGGFLAAAAVLTRPDVFHAAIAGAPVTDARLYDTHYQERFLGHPEKYPEHYDRSSLVGLGDRLRRPLLFVHGLADDNVVAAHTLRLSGELLAAGKPHSVLPVPGASHMISDAAIAENLLWFELAFLRRELNADPPAYV, encoded by the coding sequence ATGAACGCAAACCCCACGCCCGAGTTCCCCCGCCACCTCGCCCGCACCCGCAAATTCACCCTCGGCCTGCCGCACGGTGTGACCGTCTCGCCGGACGGCGAGCGGGTGCTGTTCCTGCGCACCGGGAGCGGCACGGATGCCGTGGCGCGGCTGTGGCTGTACGAGGGGGGTGCGGAGCGGGAGTTGGCGGATCCGGGCGGGCTGGTGCCGGGCGGGGCGGAGCCCGCGGCGGAGCGGGTGCGGCGGGAGCGGGCGCGGACGCGGACGTCGGGGGTCACCTCGTACACCACGGACGCCGCCGTGCGGCTCGCGGTGTTCGCCCTGGGCGGCGAGCTGTGGGCGGTACGGACCGAGGGATCGGCGCCGTTCCGGGTGCCGGCCGCCGGGCCCGCCGTCGACCCGCGCCTCTCCCCCGACGGCACGCACGTCGCGTACGTCACCGGTGGCGCGCTGCACGTCGCCGCCGTCGCGGACGGCACCGGCCGGCTGCTCGCGGCGCCGGAGGGGCCGGACGTGACGTACGGGCTGCCCGAGCACGTCGCCGCCGAGTCGATGCACCGCGACCGCGGCCACTGGTGGGCCCCGGACGGCGGCGCGCTGCTCGTCGCGCGCGTGGACGAGTCAGGGGTGCGGCGCTGGCACCTCGCCGACCCCGCGGACCCGGCGGCCGAGCCGCGCACCATGCGCTACCCCGTCGCCGGCACGGCCAACGCGGACGTCTCGCTGCACGTGGTCACGCTCGACGGCCACCGTACGGAGGTGCGGTGGGACCGGGCGGCGTACGAGTATCTGGCCACCGTCCGCTGGGACGCCCACGGCCCGCTCCTCGGCGTGCAGAGCCGCGACCAGCGCACCCTGCTCACGCTCGCCGCCGACCCGGGCACGGGCGACACCCGCGTGCTCGCCGGGACACGCGACGCGCACTGGACCCGGCTGGTGCCGGGGACGCCGGCCAGGACCGCGTCCGGCGCGCTGCTCCAAGTCGGGAACGACACCGCCACGGACACGTACCGCCTCCTGCGCGACGGCGAGCCCGTCTCGCCCGCCGGGCTCCAGGTGCGCGCGGTGCTGGGGGTCGCGGGCGAGCGGGTGCTGTTCACGGCGGCCGAGGACCCGGCGGAGCGGCACGTGTGGTCGTACGAACCGGGGCCGGGCTGCGCGCCGCTGACCGAGGAGCAAGGGCACCACACGGCGGCCGCGGGCGGCGGGACGACGGTGCTGGAGAGCGTGACGCCCGCCGGTCCCGCGACGCGGGTGCTGGCCGCGGGCCGCCCGGCCGCGGCGCTGGCCTCCCGCGCCGAGGAGCCGGAGATCCGGCCCCGCCCGCAGCGCCTCGACGGGCCGGACGGGCTGCGCAGCAACTTGTTCCTGCCGTCGTGGCACAGCCCCGGCGACGGCCCGCTGCCGGTGCTGTGCGACCCGTACGGCGGGCCGGGGCTGCGGCTGGCGGTGCCGGCGCGCGGGTGGTGGACGCTGGTCTCGCAGTGGTTCGCGGAGCAGGGCTTCGCGGTGCTGGTCACCGACGGGCGGGCCACGCCCGGCGCGCCGTCGTGGGAGCGGATGAACACCGGGGACAAGCGGGACAAGGCCGTCGCGGACCAGGTGCGGGGGCTGCAGGCGGCGGCGGCCGGCAATCCGGACCTCGACCTGGACCGGGTCGGCATCCGCGGCTGGTCGTTCGGCGGCTTCCTCGCCGCGGCGGCGGTCCTCACCCGGCCCGACGTCTTCCACGCCGCCATCGCGGGCGCGCCCGTCACCGACGCCCGGCTGTACGACACGCACTACCAGGAGCGCTTCCTCGGCCACCCCGAGAAGTACCCCGAGCACTACGACCGTTCGTCGCTCGTGGGGCTCGGCGACCGGCTGCGCCGGCCCCTGCTCTTCGTCCACGGCCTGGCGGACGACAACGTCGTCGCGGCCCACACCCTGCGGCTGTCCGGTGAGCTGCTGGCCGCGGGCAAGCCGCACAGCGTCCTTCCGGTCCCCGGCGCGTCGCACATGATCTCCGACGCCGCGATCGCCGAGAATCTCCTCTGGTTCGAGCTGGCGTTCCTGCGGCGGGAGCTGAACGCCGACCCCCCGGCGTACGTATGA
- a CDS encoding helix-turn-helix transcriptional regulator, which translates to MAVIRSPLLTADDLCVADVRCDDPPAGWTPLRAADVFGLVLVRDGVVRAWVDGVEQTMDPASVYVERLGSEQQFAHPRGADRYTELVPSEPLLASLLGGDPAVPEGLVFTTPAMALRHRLLCAAAGRGPGDAFGAAESAVALTAAALAQLDARRVASGAPATAAARRRLADGAREALAADPRLGLLALAAELGCSPHHLSRVFRAVTGATLSRYRNRLRAARALECLAAGERDLGGLAAALGFADQAHMTHVVRAESGLPPGRLRTLLAPAAAPPRGA; encoded by the coding sequence ATGGCCGTGATCCGGTCCCCGCTCCTCACCGCCGACGACCTCTGCGTCGCCGACGTGCGCTGCGACGATCCGCCCGCCGGGTGGACGCCCCTGCGCGCCGCGGACGTCTTCGGGCTCGTCCTCGTCCGCGACGGTGTCGTACGGGCGTGGGTGGACGGGGTGGAGCAGACGATGGACCCGGCGTCGGTGTACGTCGAACGGCTCGGCAGCGAGCAGCAGTTCGCGCATCCGCGCGGCGCCGACCGGTACACGGAACTCGTGCCCTCGGAGCCGCTGCTCGCCTCGCTGCTGGGCGGCGATCCCGCCGTACCCGAGGGCCTGGTGTTCACCACACCGGCGATGGCCCTGCGGCACCGCCTGCTGTGCGCGGCCGCGGGCCGCGGACCCGGGGACGCCTTCGGCGCCGCCGAGTCGGCCGTCGCCCTGACCGCGGCGGCGCTCGCGCAGCTCGACGCGCGCCGGGTGGCGAGCGGCGCTCCGGCCACGGCTGCGGCCCGGCGGCGGCTCGCCGACGGCGCCCGTGAGGCGCTGGCCGCCGACCCCCGGCTGGGGCTGCTCGCCCTCGCCGCGGAGCTGGGCTGCTCGCCGCACCACCTGAGCCGGGTGTTCCGGGCGGTGACCGGCGCCACGCTGAGCCGCTACCGCAACCGGCTGCGCGCCGCGCGGGCGCTGGAGTGCCTGGCCGCGGGCGAGCGCGACCTCGGCGGCCTCGCGGCCGCACTCGGCTTCGCCGACCAGGCGCACATGACGCACGTCGTACGCGCCGAATCCGGACTCCCCCCGGGCCGGCTCCGCACCCTCCTCGCACCCGCCGCCGCCCCGCCGCGGGGGGCGTGA
- a CDS encoding MBL fold metallo-hydrolase, which produces MRRTYDGGAGPGDGVDAGAGGERPVPGGEAAGGAGDPTGDVTRGAGGPRAGAAAVGEWGRRRLLRGVGAVAAGAVAASAAGAAAAAAPRSRRLPADGPAAGSARSDAAADGPAASEPGWSRAEASGAAPARAEVAGVAVCRAGRFEVVALLDAHGTFPLSRTDAFPGASAGAWADARRVDPRAFGPGDAWELDFRCFAVRRPGGRVVLVDSGVGPAGSPAASWAPVPGLLPGRLAAAGIAPGDVDAVVLSHLHEDHYGWSVTPDGRPAFPRARYVVQAAELAALAPGDAAVRYAVDPLRAAGRLHVVDGGTRLAGGRGGAVTLVPTPGHTPGHQSVVVDGGRRQIVIAGDVLVHAVQLADPAVRYFFEEDPGLARRTRRRLLERARERGAVLATAHLNRPFVPLG; this is translated from the coding sequence ATGCGACGGACGTACGACGGGGGCGCGGGACCGGGGGACGGAGTGGACGCGGGGGCCGGTGGGGAAAGGCCCGTGCCGGGCGGCGAGGCGGCCGGCGGCGCGGGGGACCCGACCGGCGACGTGACCCGCGGGGCGGGGGGCCCGCGGGCAGGAGCGGCCGCCGTCGGCGAGTGGGGGCGCCGGCGGTTGCTGCGGGGGGTGGGGGCGGTGGCCGCGGGGGCGGTCGCCGCGTCGGCGGCCGGAGCGGCGGCTGCGGCCGCGCCCCGGTCGCGCCGCCTGCCGGCGGACGGCCCGGCCGCCGGTTCCGCGAGGTCCGACGCCGCGGCCGACGGCCCGGCGGCGTCCGAGCCGGGGTGGTCCCGCGCGGAGGCGTCCGGTGCGGCGCCCGCCCGGGCGGAGGTCGCCGGGGTGGCCGTGTGCCGGGCCGGGCGGTTCGAGGTGGTGGCGCTGCTCGACGCGCATGGGACGTTCCCCCTGTCCCGTACGGACGCCTTCCCCGGCGCCTCCGCCGGCGCGTGGGCCGACGCGCGGCGCGTCGACCCACGGGCGTTCGGGCCCGGCGACGCCTGGGAGCTGGACTTCCGCTGCTTCGCCGTGCGTCGGCCCGGCGGCCGGGTCGTCCTCGTCGACTCCGGCGTCGGCCCGGCCGGCAGCCCCGCCGCGAGCTGGGCGCCGGTGCCGGGGCTGCTGCCCGGGCGGCTGGCCGCCGCCGGCATCGCGCCCGGCGACGTGGACGCCGTCGTCCTCAGCCACCTGCACGAGGACCACTACGGCTGGTCCGTCACCCCCGACGGCCGCCCCGCCTTCCCCCGCGCCCGCTACGTCGTCCAGGCCGCGGAACTCGCCGCCCTCGCCCCGGGCGACGCCGCGGTGAGGTACGCCGTCGACCCGCTGCGCGCCGCCGGGCGGCTCCACGTCGTCGACGGCGGCACCCGGCTGGCCGGCGGCCGCGGCGGCGCCGTGACGCTCGTACCGACGCCGGGACACACCCCCGGGCACCAGTCGGTGGTCGTGGACGGCGGCCGCCGGCAGATCGTCATCGCCGGCGACGTCCTCGTCCACGCGGTGCAGCTCGCCGATCCGGCCGTACGGTACTTCTTCGAAGAAGACCCCGGCCTGGCCCGCCGCACCCGGCGCCGGCTGCTGGAACGGGCCCGCGAGCGCGGCGCGGTGCTCGCCACGGCGCACCTGAACCGGCCCTTCGTGCCCCTGGGCTGA
- a CDS encoding DUF5954 family protein: MPDNADREPRRVTIRLPDPDDPVARVTETDAAQYAMRYPYMVVRGPLFGVAEQRPGDAPGWRLCSDMDSGMPQDARDALNSQLWFTARDKVRDREQRRRLLDAVAVLEREPVDEVRVGDVRHRIVRADEFTRTDGRRPEPPRPTDPDSDGWEDEDVPSRTEGFVIDPRAATGPAEALLRMALKEYAYSSPRFPRQVLDDSAAAVVSHPDVVMLPPAFRVLEQHEKSWEMVGCQHATPQQARRLLADFLTNEHGFPPPIGPPKADAAACRRAADAYRRRRRGNEVEVCGRKFVIVRVERTMRIGAEGPETPRPSDVDDYGPSQIHPTMDADGTVTPN; the protein is encoded by the coding sequence ATGCCCGACAACGCCGACCGCGAGCCCCGGCGGGTGACCATCCGCCTCCCCGATCCGGACGACCCGGTCGCCCGCGTCACCGAAACGGACGCCGCCCAGTACGCGATGCGCTACCCGTACATGGTGGTACGCGGCCCGCTGTTCGGCGTCGCCGAGCAGCGCCCCGGCGACGCGCCGGGCTGGCGGCTGTGCTCCGACATGGACTCCGGCATGCCGCAGGACGCCCGCGACGCGCTCAACTCGCAGTTGTGGTTCACCGCCCGGGACAAGGTCCGCGACCGCGAGCAGCGCCGCCGGCTGCTGGACGCGGTGGCGGTGCTGGAGCGGGAGCCGGTCGACGAGGTCAGGGTCGGCGACGTCCGCCACCGCATCGTGCGCGCCGACGAGTTCACCCGCACCGACGGCCGGCGCCCCGAGCCGCCGCGCCCGACGGACCCGGACTCGGACGGGTGGGAGGACGAGGACGTCCCCTCGCGCACCGAGGGCTTCGTCATCGACCCCCGCGCCGCGACCGGCCCGGCGGAAGCGCTGCTGCGGATGGCGCTGAAGGAGTACGCGTACTCGTCCCCCCGCTTTCCCCGCCAGGTGCTCGACGACTCCGCGGCGGCCGTCGTCTCCCACCCGGACGTGGTCATGCTCCCCCCGGCGTTCCGGGTGCTGGAGCAGCACGAGAAGTCGTGGGAGATGGTCGGCTGCCAGCACGCCACACCGCAGCAGGCGCGGCGCCTGCTGGCCGACTTCCTCACCAACGAGCACGGCTTTCCCCCGCCGATCGGCCCGCCCAAGGCGGACGCGGCGGCCTGCCGGCGGGCCGCGGACGCCTACCGCCGGCGCCGCCGGGGCAACGAAGTCGAGGTGTGCGGGCGGAAGTTCGTGATCGTGCGGGTGGAGCGGACGATGCGTATCGGAGCCGAAGGTCCGGAGACCCCGCGCCCTTCGGACGTGGACGACTACGGGCCGAGCCAGATCCATCCGACCATGGACGCGGACGGCACCGTCACCCCCAACTGA
- a CDS encoding nuclear transport factor 2 family protein yields the protein MDRLDVIDTCTRMAWYADQRDWDRLAGVFADSVTLDYTSLNGGEPAVMTPGQIADGWRELFGAYETTQHLLGNHLVTVTGASAVCTASFQATHRRAEAYGGSLWTLGGTYRFDLVRTAGGWRIHGIVMTALWGDGNRGLLS from the coding sequence ATGGACCGACTGGATGTCATCGACACCTGCACCCGTATGGCCTGGTACGCCGACCAGCGTGACTGGGACCGCCTGGCCGGCGTCTTCGCCGACAGCGTCACCCTCGACTACACCAGCCTCAACGGCGGCGAGCCCGCCGTCATGACCCCCGGCCAGATCGCCGACGGCTGGCGGGAGCTGTTCGGCGCGTACGAGACCACCCAGCACCTGCTCGGCAACCACCTCGTCACCGTCACCGGCGCCTCTGCCGTGTGCACCGCTTCCTTCCAGGCGACGCACCGCAGGGCGGAGGCGTACGGCGGCTCGCTGTGGACGCTGGGCGGCACCTACCGCTTCGACCTCGTGCGCACCGCGGGCGGCTGGCGGATCCACGGGATCGTCATGACCGCCCTGTGGGGTGACGGGAACCGCGGGCTGCTGTCGTGA
- a CDS encoding helix-turn-helix domain-containing protein, translating to MGTDLPTTAHAAGTAGMAAERLLRLLRDGASRREYEELLAGAQGETAAALRPLVDDALAVRAQLEERRRREAELAALYETAGDLSSLRDLEAVLQAIVRRVRQLIGTDAAYLMLNDDDRGDTYMRVTDGIRTDSFKQVRLAMGAGLGGLVAKTGVPYHTPDYLNDPRFDHTIDDAVGGEGVTAIQGVPLSLGDRVIGVLFAANRRARPFSQAEVALLVSLANHAAIAIENATLFQDVRRTVDELTEANAVIQAHSRSIERAAALHERLTTIVLDGGGLADVADTLAEVLGGGLLVLDPRGRTMAAAGTDPVVEQARAEGALPDTCPAARAVREARVLSTDARRTRRVPAADGGGAACATPVVAGGEVQGVLLLLCRRIGADDVRLLERAAMVTALLLLGERTVAEAEHRLRGEFLDDLLSSPHRDPEGLHRRAALMGIAHGRPHTVLTARSRDGASRRRIADAAAPYAARHGGLAGEHHGDVVVLLSGDTDPGAQARALAEHLRRTLDAAVTVGAAAASAGLEAIVEAHPDAVRCLDVLLALDRDGEGASPEELGVYGLLFHQTGRDELRRFVRRTLGPVLDYDERRSGDLARTMTTYFACDANLTRTAAALYVHVNTLYQRIDRITSLLGPQWRHGDHRLQTHLAVKVHAILSASAEPG from the coding sequence ATGGGCACGGACCTGCCCACCACCGCCCACGCCGCAGGCACGGCAGGAATGGCGGCCGAGCGCCTGCTGCGGCTCCTGCGCGACGGCGCGTCCAGGCGGGAGTACGAGGAACTGCTCGCCGGCGCGCAGGGCGAGACCGCGGCGGCGCTGCGCCCCCTGGTCGACGACGCGCTGGCGGTGCGCGCGCAGTTGGAGGAGCGCCGCCGGCGCGAGGCGGAGCTGGCCGCACTGTACGAGACGGCGGGCGACCTGTCCTCGCTGCGCGACCTGGAGGCCGTGCTGCAGGCGATCGTCCGCCGCGTACGCCAGCTCATCGGCACCGACGCCGCGTACCTCATGCTCAACGACGACGACCGCGGCGACACGTACATGCGCGTCACCGACGGCATCCGTACCGACTCCTTCAAGCAGGTGCGGCTCGCGATGGGGGCGGGGCTCGGCGGCCTCGTCGCCAAGACGGGCGTGCCGTACCACACCCCCGACTACCTCAACGACCCGCGCTTCGACCACACCATCGACGACGCCGTGGGCGGCGAAGGGGTCACGGCGATCCAGGGCGTGCCCCTGTCCCTGGGCGACCGGGTCATCGGGGTGCTCTTCGCCGCCAACCGCAGGGCCCGCCCCTTCTCGCAGGCCGAGGTGGCGCTGCTGGTGTCCCTCGCCAACCACGCGGCCATCGCCATCGAGAACGCCACCCTCTTCCAGGACGTGCGCCGCACCGTCGACGAGCTGACCGAGGCCAACGCGGTCATCCAGGCGCACAGCCGGTCCATCGAGCGGGCCGCGGCCCTGCACGAGCGGCTGACCACGATCGTCCTGGACGGCGGCGGCCTCGCCGACGTGGCCGACACCCTGGCAGAAGTGCTCGGCGGCGGCCTCCTGGTCCTCGATCCGCGCGGCCGCACCATGGCGGCGGCCGGCACCGACCCGGTGGTCGAGCAGGCCCGCGCCGAGGGCGCGCTGCCCGACACCTGTCCGGCGGCGCGGGCCGTACGCGAGGCGCGCGTGCTGAGCACCGACGCGCGCAGGACGCGCCGGGTGCCGGCCGCGGACGGCGGCGGTGCCGCCTGCGCCACGCCCGTGGTGGCCGGCGGCGAGGTGCAGGGCGTCCTGCTGCTGCTCTGCCGCCGCATCGGCGCCGACGACGTACGGCTGCTGGAGCGGGCGGCGATGGTCACCGCGCTGCTGCTGCTCGGGGAACGGACGGTGGCTGAGGCGGAGCACCGGCTGCGCGGCGAGTTCCTCGACGACCTGCTGTCGTCCCCCCACCGCGACCCGGAAGGGCTGCACCGCAGGGCCGCGCTGATGGGCATCGCCCACGGCCGTCCGCACACCGTGCTCACCGCCCGCTCGCGGGACGGCGCGTCCCGCCGGCGGATCGCGGACGCGGCGGCCCCCTACGCGGCCCGCCACGGCGGCCTGGCCGGGGAGCACCACGGCGACGTCGTGGTGCTGCTGTCGGGCGACACGGACCCGGGGGCGCAGGCCCGTGCCCTCGCCGAGCACCTGCGGCGCACCCTGGACGCGGCGGTGACCGTCGGCGCCGCGGCGGCGTCCGCCGGGCTTGAGGCCATAGTGGAGGCCCACCCGGACGCGGTGCGCTGCCTGGACGTGCTGCTCGCCCTGGACCGCGACGGCGAGGGCGCCTCCCCCGAAGAACTCGGCGTCTACGGCCTGCTGTTCCACCAGACCGGCCGCGACGAGCTGCGCCGCTTCGTACGCCGCACGCTCGGCCCGGTGCTCGACTACGACGAGCGCCGCAGCGGCGACCTGGCCCGTACCATGACGACCTACTTCGCCTGCGACGCCAACCTCACCCGCACCGCCGCCGCCCTCTACGTCCACGTCAACACTCTCTACCAGCGCATCGACCGCATCACCTCGCTGCTCGGCCCGCAGTGGCGGCACGGTGACCACAGGCTGCAGACGCACCTGGCGGTGAAGGTGCACGCCATACTCTCCGCCTCGGCGGAACCCGGCTGA
- a CDS encoding branched-chain amino acid ABC transporter permease — protein MILALLDRLGSRPAWLRWGLLTAGLVSVLGLPWVLYPPVAADILCWGLFAVAFDLLLGHAGLLSFGHAAFWGTSAYTTGLIAIHAGVPFPLAVAGGAVAAAVIAVPIGLLAVRRSGIYFAMVTLAFAQMIYFIANQWGDLTGGENGLQGIPRELGGLDLSDSFVYYYAALPLVLAGLAAAWRIVHSPFGRVVAAVRDNPARARALGYSVDRYKVVVFTVSAFLSGLAGGLYAVNHGFASLQEVYWTTSGKVVVMTVLGGIGTLWGSLLGAAAIVRLEDWLSTSGFDEVGIVTGSLFILVVLLFRRGIWGTVAHLLRPRGDTASMRSADSGNGTVRDPAAGDRPERSLVREP, from the coding sequence ATGATCCTCGCCCTGCTCGACCGGCTCGGCAGCAGGCCCGCCTGGCTGCGCTGGGGGCTGCTGACCGCCGGCCTCGTGTCCGTCCTCGGACTGCCGTGGGTCCTCTATCCCCCGGTGGCCGCCGACATCCTCTGCTGGGGCCTGTTCGCCGTCGCGTTCGACCTGCTGCTGGGGCACGCCGGGCTGCTGTCCTTCGGCCACGCCGCGTTCTGGGGCACCTCGGCGTACACCACCGGGCTCATCGCCATCCACGCCGGCGTGCCGTTCCCGCTGGCGGTGGCCGGCGGCGCGGTGGCCGCCGCGGTTATCGCCGTGCCCATCGGGCTGCTCGCGGTCCGCCGCAGCGGCATCTACTTCGCCATGGTCACCCTCGCCTTCGCGCAGATGATCTACTTCATCGCCAACCAGTGGGGCGACCTCACGGGCGGCGAGAACGGGCTGCAGGGCATCCCGCGCGAACTGGGCGGCCTCGACCTGTCGGACTCCTTCGTCTACTACTACGCGGCGCTGCCCCTGGTCCTCGCCGGCCTGGCCGCCGCCTGGCGCATCGTGCACTCGCCGTTCGGCCGCGTCGTCGCCGCGGTACGGGACAACCCGGCCCGCGCCCGGGCGCTCGGCTACTCCGTCGACCGCTACAAGGTGGTCGTCTTCACCGTCTCCGCATTCCTCTCCGGGCTCGCCGGCGGACTGTACGCCGTCAACCACGGGTTCGCCTCGCTGCAGGAGGTGTACTGGACGACCTCGGGGAAGGTCGTCGTGATGACGGTGCTCGGCGGCATCGGCACCCTGTGGGGCAGCCTGCTGGGGGCGGCGGCGATCGTACGGCTGGAGGACTGGCTGTCGACCTCCGGGTTCGACGAGGTCGGGATCGTCACCGGCAGCCTGTTCATCCTCGTCGTCCTCCTGTTCCGCCGCGGCATCTGGGGCACCGTGGCGCACCTGCTCCGGCCCCGCGGCGACACCGCGAGCATGCGGTCCGCCGACTCCGGGAACGGTACGGTGCGTGACCCCGCCGCCGGCGACCGGCCGGAGCGCTCCCTGGTAAGGGAGCCGTGA
- a CDS encoding branched-chain amino acid ABC transporter permease: MTSFLQQAFNGLVSGGFYALLALGLAVIFGMLHVVNFAHGAVYMLGAFGAVALQDSAGLGFWWALLLVPLAAALAGMLLERLLVHRLAALDPLYNFLLTFGIALVCQDLLRMKYGAQSTPYDEGPFPGTVDLGLFGYPAYQVFVLGAAAVVCLAVWLLLTRTRVGTVVRAATERPELTRALGIDTARWVMPVFGFGVALAALAGVLAAPMRAVNSGMGADLIIVVFAVVVIGGLGSIPGAVFAGFAIGMLQALGNLYVPVLSQTSVFLLMAVVLLVRPAGLFGKEEHAI; this comes from the coding sequence ATGACCTCCTTCCTGCAACAGGCGTTCAACGGCCTGGTCTCCGGCGGCTTCTACGCGCTGCTCGCCCTCGGCCTCGCCGTCATCTTCGGCATGCTCCACGTCGTCAACTTCGCGCACGGCGCGGTCTACATGCTCGGCGCGTTCGGCGCAGTGGCCCTGCAGGACTCCGCGGGTCTCGGGTTCTGGTGGGCGCTGCTGCTGGTGCCGCTCGCCGCCGCGCTGGCGGGCATGCTGCTGGAGCGGCTGCTCGTCCACCGGCTCGCCGCCCTCGACCCGCTCTACAACTTCCTGCTCACCTTCGGCATCGCACTGGTCTGCCAGGACCTGCTGCGCATGAAGTACGGCGCCCAGTCCACCCCGTACGACGAGGGCCCCTTCCCGGGCACCGTCGACCTCGGGCTCTTCGGCTACCCCGCGTACCAGGTCTTCGTTCTCGGCGCCGCGGCCGTCGTCTGCCTCGCCGTCTGGCTGCTGCTGACCCGCACCCGCGTCGGCACGGTGGTGCGCGCCGCCACCGAACGGCCGGAGCTGACCCGGGCGCTGGGCATCGACACCGCCCGCTGGGTCATGCCCGTGTTCGGCTTCGGCGTCGCGCTCGCCGCGCTGGCCGGGGTGCTCGCCGCGCCGATGCGCGCGGTCAACTCGGGCATGGGCGCGGACCTGATCATCGTCGTCTTCGCGGTCGTCGTCATCGGCGGCCTCGGCTCCATCCCCGGCGCGGTGTTCGCCGGCTTCGCCATCGGGATGCTCCAGGCCCTCGGCAACCTCTACGTCCCCGTCCTCTCGCAGACGTCGGTCTTCCTGCTGATGGCCGTGGTGCTGCTGGTCCGGCCGGCCGGACTCTTCGGCAAGGAGGAACACGCCATATGA
- a CDS encoding ABC transporter substrate-binding protein, which yields MGHPWSKAAVATTTVVAVSLLAGCGGGGPGSGGGKISDGGITLGVLTDLSGVYAELAGEDAVTAVEMAVADFEKKHGGDAVTDDIEVISADHQNKPDVANTQARDMYDREKADAVFDVPTSSAALAVANVAAQSKKLYFNIGAATTELAGESCNPYTYAWAYDTYMLANGTGTEVTKQGGESWYLIYPDYAFGQDMEKQFSSAIEAAGGEVVGKDPTPFPNDNFSTFLLKASAKKPTPAVLGTLQAGGDLVNVVKQYQQFKLKDKDIQLAIGLMFDTDIKAIGQDKLAGTMFTSPWFWNVDEESRKWAERFREKAGTWPTFDHAANYSAATHYLEAVQRAGTDDPEEVNKELEGMTFDDFFARNAEVRAADHRVVHDAYLARVKDPADSETEGDFTEKVETIPAAEAFGPASPDCSMN from the coding sequence ATGGGACACCCATGGTCGAAAGCCGCGGTCGCCACGACCACGGTGGTGGCGGTATCGCTGCTGGCGGGTTGCGGCGGCGGCGGACCGGGGTCTGGCGGCGGGAAGATCAGCGACGGCGGGATCACCCTGGGCGTGCTCACGGACCTCTCCGGCGTGTACGCGGAGCTGGCCGGCGAGGACGCGGTCACAGCGGTGGAGATGGCCGTGGCGGACTTCGAGAAGAAGCACGGCGGCGACGCGGTCACCGACGACATCGAGGTCATCTCGGCGGACCACCAGAACAAGCCGGACGTCGCCAACACCCAGGCGCGGGACATGTACGACCGGGAGAAGGCCGACGCCGTCTTCGACGTGCCGACGTCGTCCGCGGCGCTCGCCGTGGCGAACGTCGCCGCGCAGTCGAAGAAGCTCTACTTCAACATCGGCGCCGCGACCACGGAACTGGCCGGCGAATCCTGCAACCCGTACACGTACGCCTGGGCCTACGACACCTACATGCTGGCGAACGGGACCGGCACCGAGGTGACGAAGCAGGGCGGCGAGAGCTGGTACCTCATCTATCCGGACTACGCCTTCGGCCAGGACATGGAGAAGCAGTTCAGCAGCGCCATCGAGGCGGCAGGCGGTGAGGTGGTGGGCAAGGACCCGACACCGTTCCCCAACGACAACTTCTCCACCTTCCTGCTCAAGGCGTCCGCGAAGAAGCCCACCCCGGCCGTGCTCGGCACGCTCCAGGCGGGCGGTGACCTGGTCAACGTCGTCAAGCAGTACCAGCAGTTCAAGCTCAAGGACAAGGACATCCAGCTCGCCATCGGCCTGATGTTCGACACCGACATCAAGGCGATCGGGCAGGACAAGCTCGCCGGGACGATGTTCACCTCCCCCTGGTTCTGGAACGTCGACGAGGAGTCGAGGAAGTGGGCCGAGCGGTTCAGGGAGAAGGCGGGCACGTGGCCGACGTTCGACCACGCCGCCAACTACTCCGCCGCGACGCATTACCTCGAAGCCGTCCAGCGGGCCGGGACCGATGACCCGGAAGAGGTCAACAAGGAACTGGAGGGCATGACGTTCGACGACTTCTTCGCCCGCAACGCCGAGGTGCGCGCGGCCGACCACCGCGTCGTGCACGACGCCTATCTGGCCCGGGTCAAGGACCCCGCCGACAGCGAGACCGAAGGCGACTTCACCGAGAAGGTGGAGACCATCCCCGCCGCCGAGGCGTTCGGCCCGGCCTCACCCGACTGCTCGATGAACTGA